A window of Misgurnus anguillicaudatus chromosome 3, ASM2758022v2, whole genome shotgun sequence genomic DNA:
TCTTAACTATCAAAAATTTGAGACAGGAAAATGTCTAAAATTTAGATGATGAAATGACCCAGCAGATGTTCACTTAATGACTTAATTATaacttcattatctcattaactttaacacttAACTTTTTTATAACACCTACCTGGGTGTGGAttagcagtgttaatttaacactggggattttgctgtgtacactgaaaaaaatattttagtggatttacttttaaaaagctAGTACACTTTTTCCACTTACAAACAAATCAACCGCGATGGGAGTCATGAATGAGTTTAGTACTATGTTGATACCCATCATGCATTACAGGATGAAGTTTTATTTTGATGATTGTCaccaggggttaaattgggatttgttatgtggggggcTCTACGGGGAGGGGTACTtcaaggggtaacatgtttaatactgatgatagcaaagccactggtgtgtttcaatgacattctcTGATAGaatttgataagtttcagctttaaatctGTGTCAGAGGTTgacccaaaatattttaaaaagagcatctgaattttaaatgatgcaaatctatgagtttgacaccctatatccattggttgcacatgtcattatgcacaactgatcaaactttacaggaagttaaaagaatcaacctccttgaataattctaggcataagataggctaccccaAAAGActaaattaacaagaaaaggtacaacacacagtactgtatcaacaacatgtcttataaattagccatagagattccctatgctggtcagcagctaaaacaatcatatagttaggtttgatttgtgtaatcaaaatacattattttattaaactatacaatagttatatccagtgttatcctTAACATAATGTAATTAGATGAGTGACATACGTGCTTtaatcctttacacgtttctagtcttctatgaagttttctcgacgtgggcaacattattacctctctctctctctctctctctctctctctctctctctctctctgtctctctctctctgtctctctctctctgtctctcgtCAAATGATCCTGCGTGAgagcgcgttcttgaagttctgagtttttttcgcttgagttgcataacttgcgcgaagacgcatttaaagggaaaagcgcgtgttttcacggcaatTGCGgcgcccaattcgcgtcattttcATCGCCCCGTGCGAGGACGCGCCTggttgcgtctttgcattgactttgtatgtaatctgctcgcgcaaatcgttgatcTTGCGTTGGTAagtatgccccataatgaatgaaaacacattattccctttgcgtcagtgcacacgcaccagcgcagcgtaCACTGGCAAGAGCAGAGCGcgaccttcagcctatgtgccgggGCTTAGCACCGGACGGccccggcccaatttaaaccctgattgtcaccattgttgagattcaccCATTGGTTCTTCTTAGTGTCTTTATGTGTTTCATTAAGCCAGTAGTTGAAAACATCTATGTATTTTATTTCGTAAGAACATAATTGCTATACAACAGTTTTAATATCTTATTGTGACACTACAGgtcaggggtctcatttataaaactgtggaCACAATCCGTACTAAAAGTTTACGTATGCAGTATGCACAAAAGCCAAGCGTACGGCAAAATatattcagatttataaaaccatGCGTACACACACCAGCAAGCAATGTTCCTTTTATAAATCACATAccacctgcaagtgtgcataCATGAATATGCCTCATATGCTGCCCTTTACAAGCCCATGATTAACCATGAATAGTCAATGCAAATCACCTCATGAATGCTGCCTGCATATTAATAAGGCTGGCATTGAATTGTTCTTTCATAAGCTAAATGCTCCTGGCCAAACACAAGTCATTGGCGTAATCCTCCAGCATTGCAATCATGCagcatttaaatatgtttacagcaaTATTATCGTACACCTCGCAAAAACACAGAATAAATGAGAAGtatcactaaaataaaatagacgTGTTTTCTGCTGCTTTTGTGCATGTGTCTGATATATGTGTCTGATACAGTAGATTGGTCTACTCCGTAATTTCATAACAACCCTAATATTGTAGAGTTTTCtttgcaaatgttttttatcaAACCATTATGACTTTTAACCTTTATAGAGTCAATGacccaaataaaacaaacattgatcaccataatggttgTTTTCATAAAATAATTGTGGATGTAAAAGTGACGTTTACTGCTATCTGGGTTACAAAAGAAGGGTAAGTAAACTTTGCTCAACATCccaatatacatttatttacaaacaactGTCTTGGGAAGAAAATATGATGCAAGGGCAAAGTTTTTGATTGTTGTATCTAAAAACAGAAAGGCGACAGTAGTGGTAAGATCTGTTAACCTGAAGTGAATGAAATGTTTATCTGtcaataaatatctgttttaagtcCTCTAAATTGTCTTGAAGACattgtattataatatatatttataatcaaTGTGTGATGCtatgatatttttttataaaaataacctaTTTGAGTtatgatttatacattttaaaacagataattactccagtatttaaaaactgcattataaatacataattaaaatgaaataaattgatttaataTTACATATTATATGGAAATGTGCTCTACTCATTTTAGTTGCATTACATAAATGGTCAAGAGTTCAACTAAATCAAACACTGACCACCATAATTGTGGCTTTAAATGCCACAAAACAACCTAGTAAACGAATTGTGTTTTCTATagcaatatttttacagaatcttctgaaataatgtttattaacagttttaaaataaagaatgcaatgtttctctatcatttacataactaGCAAATAGTAAATACagaaaactgttttaaaatgtcatagtcataaagtttgaaatgGTAGAATGTAACATTTCTCTAATGTTCAGACAACCGGTGAACAGGGTTCAAATATGCAAAAGTTGCTAAAAAGCAAAGATTCTGGTGGATTTTTCTGAAGATCAGTGAAAAGTTTAATGGCTTGAGACAAACTATCACAATACAAAAGAAATTGTCATTGATTGTCCAGGTAACATCGTGCCTTATTAAGAATCAGGTGTATGTAAACTTTTGAATTGTTGATTTTTATTCTGTTACTTTTCTGTGTTGCAAACTTTCCTTAAACATTAATTAATTAAGTCAAAGTTAATTAAAGTTCCACTTTTTTCAGCACTTTCCAGATTCTGCAAGGTGAGTGTAAACTTATGACCTCAACTGTACACAATCACACAGATATATGTGTCCTGTGATCTGTCCTTTACCGTGTCTGTTAAGGTAACATGACTGTCCCTTCAACTGCATAAAGCAGCCATGTGATTCTAATGTAGCCAATTGGTACAAagctgttttaaaaatgtttagtgGGTTATTTATTCACagttttacatacattttatgatgaaaaacaaacacacaaatatacatatataaaagcACTTGATTAAGCAATTGATGAATTCTCCTCAGGTGGTGTCTCGcctaaattaaaagaaaaaacatcaaTTACTGTGAGTATATGGAGTTATAACTCAAAGTGTGGTGGTGTTGCCTGACATGCGTGCTCACTCCTTAAATTTCCATTCCTGACGACACATGGGACATTGCTGCTGCACCTGCTGGGAGTTCAGCCACTTTAGGATGCAGTGCATGTGGAAACAGTGAGAGCACTGACCCCAGACGAGTGGACAGTCATCTCCTGGAACCTTGCCTGATAAAGTACATTTCATTAATAAACACTATGCATTCAGTACTCAAATATAGTCTAAAACAAAAGGTTTCATTCAATGCATGACAAACTTTCGTCATTGAAAATTAAATGAGATCACGCACAATCTGGACAACAGCCATTGAACGGCGCGCGGCAGATGCCACAGTTCTCATCGTTGGCCACCCATAACCAGGATGCCACACCATTCCACTGCTTAATCTTTACCTTCATTTTGGAAatccacagaaacacaaaacagaaaatatttttttcaataatTCAGTCTCCACATAAGACCCACACATAATGTAGATAAATAAAGTTCTGCAAACACATCACACTAACAGGTTAGCAACGAATACAACAGCAAAATCGGCTTACAACAAGAACGCACGGATAAATATAACGAAACTTACCACAGAAGCAACAAACCCTCGATTAAGCTCAAAATATTGAAGATGTTCCCATTGCAGCTTTCTTCCTCGCTGCAATGAAACGTCTAGCTGTGTGCTCGATAGCGCCACTTCCTGTGCTGGACAAGTGTATACCGTTCAGCCTTTTTATcctaatattttattttacgttggtactgttttatcataaaatatcgatttaagaataaaaaaatgatactTCCTTGGCGAGTTAGTGTTCAAAAAGTcgtcaaagaacccaaaaggCGAAACTCTGACGGGTTTTTTTTGGTAAGAGGTAGATGGCGATGGCGCCTAAGTAGCGCGGtcgccattttggagtgaaaaTGCCAAATATGAAAACGAAAGAGAAGTCGAAGTGGAATAAAAGAACAGTGTTCGGCAATCCACTGAAAAATACTAACAAtgaaacaatacaaaatattatctttttgaaataagtttttaacaaaaatatagtttttggccatttttgttttatattttaaaatattttttaagcatGTATATTCACGTTGCTTA
This region includes:
- the anapc11 gene encoding anaphase-promoting complex subunit 11 isoform X1, translated to MKVKIKQWNGVASWLWVANDENCGICRAPFNGCCPDCKVPGDDCPLVWGQCSHCFHMHCILKWLNSQQVQQQCPMCRQEWKFKERDTT
- the anapc11 gene encoding anaphase-promoting complex subunit 11 isoform X2: MKVKIKQWNGVASWLWVANDENCGICRAPFNGCCPDCKVPGDDCPLVWGQCSHCFHMHCILKWLNSQQVQQQCPMCRQEWKFKE